Below is a genomic region from Brassica oleracea var. oleracea cultivar TO1000 chromosome C9, BOL, whole genome shotgun sequence.
ACATATTTTGTAAATTTTTTGAACTTAGTTAACAATTATAATAACACAAAACTTAAGAAAAAAATTATAATTGTCATAAATGTGTTCTCTTCCTTTTATGTAATACTTTTATATAAATAATAATGTGAACAGAATTTATCAAATCATATGTTAGAATAATAATTATATAATTTTATACATTAAAAACTTTGAATATAATCAAGATATACATGTATTTATATATTGTCGGATCAGATCGGATATCCGCTTCCCAAAATTTTAATATTTGTGATTTGCTTCGATTTTAACGGATATTGATTTTTATTATTTGCTTTGATTTGAAAGTTTACGGATGTCCGAAATTTTTGGATCGGATCGAAACGAATAACGAATCGAATCAAATTTAACTGATAAAATGTCCAACCCGGAGCCTCTAGCTCAGGTGGTATAGGAACCTCGACTGGGGTGCCCGCCATCTCGAGTTCGAGCTTCGGCCACTGAGGTATTCAAATACGGGTCGCAGCGTTCCAGGAGCCAACGCGTGGAGAGCCGTTTGGCCGCCCACGCGGCTAGTCTGCGCTCTCGATGTACGGGTGCCAATGTACGGGTTATATCGCCCTGTTGGCTATCGTCCTGTCGATGAGTGGCAGGACACCTGAGTTATCAAAAAAAAAAAAAAAAAAATGTCCAACCCTGCTTAGTACACGGATGGAACGATTGTACGACTGATGTCATAATCAGATGAGCGAATCTAATCTCAAATCTTTTCACAAAAAAAAAAAAAAAATCTAATCTCAAATGATCACTAACATTTTCCAGAATATTTATCATATATACAAATGTTCATATAACATTGGAAAAAGGGGAACATTTGAGACTTTGCAGAACGTCTAAGGAACTTTTTGGGTTGGTTTCCGAGCTAAAATATAAAACCTTTTATAGAATCACTAAAGATCTAGAGTCAACGATCCATAATAATATAAGAAGATAGAAAGATTCAAGGTCATAACTTCATATAACCACAATTAAAATATACTACATAACAATGTTCTGAAGCAACATTTAATTGTTTGCCCGGGGACTACGCCAAACTTGTCTCCTCCTATACAAACTCTTCTTCTCCTTCCACGTTTTAGTTTATTTCTCTCTCTCACAAACTCTCTCCATATACAATGCTTCCAACAAATCCTCCGGCCACTGGGGTTGGACTTGGTTACGGCATCGGCATCGCGGTGAGCATCCTCATTCTCATCTCCACGATAATGCTCGCTTCATACATATGCATAAGGTTAAAATCTGCTCCAAGAGACGGAGCCACGAGCGAGGGAGTTCTTGACTCGCCGGCGGCTGAGGTGAAGCTCGGGCTGGACCGGCCTGTTATAGAGTCATATCCAAGGATAGTGCTTGGAGAGAGCAGAAGATTACCGAGGCCCAATAACGGTCCATGTTCGATATGCCTATGTGATTACGAAGCTAGAGATCCGGTTCGGTGTATACCGGAATGTAATCACTGCTTTCATGCTGATTGTGTTGATGAGTGGCTCCGGACAAGTGCCACGTGTCCTCTTTGTAGAAACTCACCGGCTCCGTCTAGGCTTGCCACACCATTGTCTGATTTGGTCCCAGTCGCCTTTCAAATCAGGTGAAGGTTAAAAGACTTCTTATTTTCAATCATAACATTCCTTGGCTCCAATTATCTTACTCTTTTTTTGTGCTTAGAGATTAGAACTAGTGAGTATTGTTATGGTGCAAATTTGTTATAATAAGGGTGAAAACTTTCGTATTGATAAACCGCAAGTTAGAGTTCTTGCTATTACACGTATTTCATAATTATATAGGTCAAAATTTAAAAGTGAAAAAGACAAAATACACACAAATATCCGACCAAAAGTAGTCTTTTATTATTCTCTTCATGCAATCTTTTCATGGCTCTTGGATAGTTTTCTTCAAAGTTGTTTCTGAAGCTGGAGCGCTGATTACAATCGTTGATAGTATAGAGTCCGAATATTTCATTTCAGTTCCATTATTAGCTTCCACATCCTCAGTTACTTTACTACTCGGGTCGATATTCTTGGTGGGACGCTCTAAAATCTCACAATGCGTTACTTCATTTTCCTTTTGCTTTCCCCACAAGACTGCATACAGTCCAATTACAATAAGTACTGCTCCAATCACCCTGTTGCAAAAACAAATCGATAAGCTTTCATTTGCGTTATTGAATGTTATGTACGTTACTGAAAAAGATGCAAAATGGAAGTATACCCTCCAAGGAAGATCTTTTCTGCCAAAATAAAAGAACCCATGATTGCAACAATAACCATCATCAAAGGGCTAAAGGCAGTAGCAAATACAGGTCCTCTTTTCTTCATCACTATCCCTTGCACATAGTATGAGATACTTGATGCCACGATCCCCTATTAATTTACAAACAAACCAATTATAATCCGTTAAACAGGTCCATAGAGTTAATCTCAAAAAGCAGATAATGATAATCAACCAAGTGGTCCATGACCTTATTTACCAGATTACTTAATTTCACTGTGAGAATATATATATATAAATTGTATATCTATGTATTTATATATGCTATATATAAAAATGAGAGAAATTAATATTACAGAGTAAGCGGCGGCAAGGAGGTTCATGTCCCAGCCAATTCTCCAAGCTGATGGGTTGTGTTCCATGACAAACGTCACAGCAACTGCTTGTAATGTTCCGATGAAGCAAACTAGTGTTGTTAAAGTAAGCTGATGCTTCGAGTACGTCTTTAGTATCTTCGCCTAATCACATAAATCATGATCCAACCAATAAACAATGAGTGAATAATTGTAAAAGTGCACCCTCTAACAAAAACAAATTTGCAAAAGTAAAATTTTGGCTGTTCACTTAAACACAAAAAAAATATAAAACAAAATATATTATTGTCCCTTGGTTACTTTAGGGATAGCTTCAAAGTATAATCTCATTGTACCTGAAGAACGAAGAGGGAGGCCCATGCAAGGGTAGCAAAGATGAGGAGGATGGAGCCTTTTAGAAAATCTTTATTATCATTTGAATTGCTAGACGGTGTCGTGTCGTTAGCATGTTGGAGATGCATATATTTAGTCCAAAATAGCTCAACGATGGGTCCCTTATAAATTGTCATTAACATGGCTCCGGCTACGGTCACCACCGTTCCAGCTATTTTCGCCTGGCACCACAGTTTCTTCACGTCCAACATCTCCATCCTATTAATCAAATTAGATAATAGTTCTTATAAATGATTATACCATTGAAAAAACCATCAGTTTGCCTAATATTTATGATTATGCTAACTTACGTACCGGAATAGAACGGCCAAGATAAAGGTCATAGCCGGAAGCATGTTACTCATGGCGCACGAGAACGTGGGCGACGTATATTTCAACCCCATATAGTAGAAGTTTTGATCGATCACGGGCCTGTTAATTTATTATATAGGAAAGATATGTTATTCTCTTGTTTTTTAGTTTATTTTATAAAACGTCCAAGAGACCATAGTTATATGGAGATAGTGATTAAGTAACAACCCAAGAAGGCCGAGAATGAATAGTTGCATGAAAATGGTGAAAGTTATTTTCGGCTGAGCTTTCCTGTAAAAGTAAAAATCGAAAACACAAAACCATTAACAAATTTCTTGTTCACTGACGAATCTCTGTTTCAAAAAGTCATGTAATGAAAAGACACGGATATATAACCTTTCGAAGAAGAAAGCGAAGGGGGCAATAACGGCGGTGGCGATTGCATGGCGGTAGACGACAAGGACGTAGTGGCTCATACCGGTGTTGAGGGATATTTTGGTAATTATGTTCATGCCGGCGTAGCCAAACTGGAGAGATATCATGGCGAAGTAGGGCTTTGAGCTTTTGAGGAAGCTTTCACAGCAGCCAAGCTTCTCCATCGACATTGCTTCTAGTTTGTGTGTTTGGAGTGTGTAAGAAATATGTTGAAGTGGTCTTATGTATTTATAGTAAGATGCAACGTACATGGTCATGTATTTTCTACTTCTTGTTTAATGTTTCTAGGTTTCTTGGTTGACGTCACTTTCTCAACTCCCCTCTATAGTTATTGGTGCTCAAATATGATGGTCGAATCCCCTTTTAGATCATACATTATACATAACCTAATGTGCTACTATGAAACTTTTCAGTAGACAAATTATGAAACAAACCTGCTACCTAGTTTCATGTATGAGCAAATGTTTAGCAAAAAATATATATAATATATATGAGCAAATGGCCTGGAGTTTACAGGCTAGCCAGAAGCTGAGCTACGGATGATCTTACCGCTGATGTAGTAGGTATTAGGCATGGACTAGGAAATTTACCCACAAAACTGCAGTATTTTTTTAGGATTGGATTATGAAACTCTAATTTACTCTATGGGAGACCCTAATGCTTTAGATTCATTATTCAAAAGAAAAAAATAATGCTTTAGATTTTTGCTACTTTCCCTTCTCTTGAAATTATTTGTTTTAATTTGTTCTTGTATATAAGTATATGATTCCATTTTGAGAAAAAACCTACATCAATTTGAAAGTAATTTCGGCACCCAATAAACGTTATATCCGATAATCAGAAACGCACTTTTGGTTTCGTAACAAAAGAAAAGTTGTTGTATAATAATATTGCAATCTTGCATGATTCGAGAAGGAACATAAGTTGATATTGGAAAAATGGGGGAAAAGAAACGGACATGTGGCAGGTAACGGGAGGGATTAGGGGGAGCATCTAAGGAATCGTTGTAGTGACTCTTGAGGTAAGCAAACAAATGACATTGAAGGCATTAAGGTGTGAAAATCTTCGAATTTGGACCATATGATCATATTATAAAATCATTCAAAAGCTAAGTTACCCCTTCACAAAAGTAAATAACTCTTTCTAATCTAACGGCTACAATTTAATCTCTAATAAGAAATGGAGATACGACGTGTAGATTTTGAGTGAGTCAGGAGAGTACGATTAATCGGTTTCTTGTCGTCGCAAACATGGAGTGAAAAATGAGTTTGAAATCAATATAACAATGGAGGAGAGTGTGATGCTGGTCTCGGAGCCTGTATTTTTTGTAAAGTCGAAAATCTAACTATAAGCAAATTTTCACATCCATAAGTATTAGAGATGTAATATACAATGGATAAACAATATCGTTCACACGTAGTTAACTTAAATTGAGATAGAAGTAATTTTGTTATTATGATATCATAGCTCAGTTAAACAGAAGTGGAAATTATTACTTCTTTTTCCGTTTTATATATCGTTTTCAGTTTATAAATTTTGCGTAATATTTTGATTTATGGTATATATTGATTGATTTGATTGTTTATGTAATTAAAATGCATTTATTTTGTTCGGTTACACATCCAAAAAAAAATTCAGAGTTAAACCTGTATGAATTAGAGTAGTGAAAAAATATGTGATATATCAATAGAAATGATTCGTGATATCATACGAGTGAGGACAAAATACAAAGAAAAGTTAAGGTGTGATTATATGATTAGTAAACAAGATTTTCGAGCCCAAAAAAATTAATGCACAACCTGTCACACGAAGTGGAATCTGTGGGCGGGATGAACAGATGTAGAAGATCCATTAGCCGCCAGTATCGGCGTGTTAAATTTTTTCAGTATACATGTAGTTTTGCTTTTTCATATTAAAAAAATTTCTAGCTTTTATCTTATTTTTAATTTATTAGTTAGCAAAATTCAAATAAAATATTATATCGAATAAAAATAAAATGAAAAATTACTACTTTTTTAGTCCGTTTGCAAAAAAATTAAACGATACTTTGGAATATAAATGAAATAATTGTTGCTACGGTCACGTGTTGGTATGATTTCTCATTTTCTCGTAGTATGTAAAGCCAAGAGTGGTTGGATCTTTTCTGTTTATTATGTTCTTTTTGCGTCACTTTACACCACATCAACTTGCTTTCTAGTTTCTGCAAATTCTTGACAACTTTAAATAACCTCCTTATATTATAGGGAATGTAAGAAGATCATCGAAGCTGGACGGTCTCTATGTCCAGTCTGAATATAATAGAGAAAACATACTCTTGGTTAGGTTTTTGAGATAAATGATGCAAGATTTTCTGAATCAGTCTAGGCTGATGAAAAAGCAATCAGGTTTCAAACTTTTCGAAATAATAATTAAAAAGGGCCTACAATATTTTCTCCATACAGAAAAGAGAAGAGCAACAAGAGCCATATGATACATCTTCTACATAACACTGCTACTCTCTATTTTAATCCCTACTAACATGTGGGTCTCAGCATCAAGCATCCACCTCGTCATAATCTTCTTCTTCCTCTTCCTCTTCGTCTAACCTCTTACCCATACTAGCAAGCTGCATTGGATCCATATTCCCTATATCCGATATGGACCAACCCGGATACTCCTCTGGTTTTGTTGTCTCTGTTGAGGCTGTGACCACCACCACTGGTGGCTTTGTCTCTACTTCGAGGGTTTGTGTGTTCAGATCGAAATCTCGACCTAACCCTGAGTTTGTGTCGTCGTTACCTGCTTTTGGACTTTGCAGCTCTTGCTTAGACATGTCATCTACCTCCTTCTTCTCAGTGTCTTGTTGTGGTTGTGAAGGCAGCATCGTGATACCGTCTTGTGTAAGCTGTGGTGGTGCTGACAATATGGTTGGCTCTGTTTCCATCTCGCGTTGAAGAAGCTCCTTTTCAGCTGTTTTAGCACTTCGTCCACGTCCCCTTCCACGCCCTCTGCCTCTACCCCTTCCACTGGGTCCCACTTGCCCCGTCTCATGCTGCAGTGACCACACAATAGGGAACGCATCACATCAAGACACTGTGGTTTTGCATTAGTGTTGTAAAAGAGAGACAAAATAGCGAGTAATAATAGAATATGCTCACCACTTTGGTTTTCTTTATCTCCTCATCGCTGTCATTAGCTTCATCCCCCGTAGGCTTCCTGGCCAATCAAAAACAGCATATCAACTTGTCACAAGAGTCCCAGAAAAACAAACATACAATACAGAGCTAAGCTAAGAGATATTAACAAAGGATCCAACCTTCTCTTGGAGATAGTGCGATCGTCCATGGTCGCATCAGCCTGGCCATTACCGTGACCGTGACCGTGACCATGCCCATGGCCATAGTCAGGAACCTTGCTGACAACTTCCCTCAGAAAGTCGAACACGTTGTATGTTTCCACACAATTTTTTCTGTAGAAAACAGACAAATCAATGAATTTGGATGCAGTACAATAACATAAAGAAGGCTGGTGAATTTTTCTGTTTAGTTAAGGTATATAAAGTTATGTGACAATTGACATAATAAGAAATGGTAACAAACCAAAAAAAAAAAAAAAGTTAAATAACATCCTATAAGTCACAAAGCAAATATTGATGGGTAGATAGATAGAAAGAAAGATGTGTGAAGCAATGGACTTACAGGTGCAAAGAGCTCACGGTCTTGGCTCCTCTCTGAAGGGTGATTTCATAGGTACGATCACAAAGGTCTTGTAAGAACAATTCCAAAGCTTTTGCTGTTGTGAATAATGTAGAAACTTAGCAAAAAAAGATTAAAAAACAAAGTCCTTTCAATTTCAAAGTTAAAAAAAAAAAAAAAAAAAAGGAGAGAGAGAGAGGTAAGTAAGTGACTCACAAACTAGGACAGGCACAGCTAAAGCGATCTTGCCAACATCCTCGTCAGCTTGCATTATTTTTTTTATACGCGCCTGCAAAAATTCACTCACATAAGACACAAACCCACTCATTGATAAATAAGATCCATCCTTAATAAATATTTTTTAAAAAAAAAATCATAACTTTAAAATCTCAAATCGTAGCACATGAAAAGAATCATTCGAATTAGAAACCCAATCATCAAGTAGGAAGTTTTATCCGGCGAAATCATAGATAATTAAATTACAAAACATTGTAGCAAAACCCACCAATCAAATCAATCAATCAATCGAGCAGGGAAGTGATGAATCTGGAAACGAAAAAAAAAGAAGCAAAAACTTACAGCAGGGAAACGTGTGTCGAGCTTCTTCCTCATGATTGTTTGGATCTCGCGATCAGACGAAACCGACGGAACGAACCAAAAGGACGAAACTTTTATCGAAAATCAGAACTGAGAAATCGTTTTTCTTTTTTTTTTTTAAGGAATGAAATTTTGTGATTAGGGGGAAGAGTTCGTGGTTGCCCACAAAACCAGATCCAACGCCGACCACTCCCTTCTCTTCTCCGACTTGTTCGTCCGTACGATCATATCCTCACGATTTTTTCAGTGGAATAAATAAAACAAAACACAAGAAAGAACGCGTCAAAACAATTAAAAATATTGCAAACAAATCTTTTGTTTCCTTTTTTCTAACTTATAATCAAAAAGACGAAACTACCCCTCATCTATACAGACCGGTCTGATTCAAAAATGTTCTAAACCGATCCTTGAATCTAATGTACTTCACAGAGTAACACATACGAGAGTATTGACAACTGAAACAGAAAGTTTATCAACAGATAACAATGTGTAAACTTTATACACTTTACCGCCACATTCTCTGCTATTTGTATCAACCAAACCTCAATAAAAACTCACAAACGTAAGCAAAAAAAAAAAAAAAAAAAAAAACACAAAATATAAAAAGGTTACAACAATCAGCTATCTCTACAATGAATGCAAGCTATGTTAAAGAAAAGGTAAAAAAAAAAATGGTTCACTTATTTGTTGATCTCTACAATGGTTCTTGTCCCTCCTGCAAACCACGCAACACATGCTCGTTCTCCCCTTGCCAAACCCACACAATATCAGCCAGAGCAGGCCTAAGATCCTCCTCCACCAG
It encodes:
- the LOC106317629 gene encoding putative RING-H2 finger protein ATL69, with translation MLPTNPPATGVGLGYGIGIAVSILILISTIMLASYICIRLKSAPRDGATSEGVLDSPAAEVKLGLDRPVIESYPRIVLGESRRLPRPNNGPCSICLCDYEARDPVRCIPECNHCFHADCVDEWLRTSATCPLCRNSPAPSRLATPLSDLVPVAFQIR
- the LOC106317170 gene encoding WAT1-related protein At5g07050 → MSMEKLGCCESFLKSSKPYFAMISLQFGYAGMNIITKISLNTGMSHYVLVVYRHAIATAVIAPFAFFFERKAQPKITFTIFMQLFILGLLGPVIDQNFYYMGLKYTSPTFSCAMSNMLPAMTFILAVLFRMEMLDVKKLWCQAKIAGTVVTVAGAMLMTIYKGPIVELFWTKYMHLQHANDTTPSSNSNDNKDFLKGSILLIFATLAWASLFVLQAKILKTYSKHQLTLTTLVCFIGTLQAVAVTFVMEHNPSAWRIGWDMNLLAAAYSGIVASSISYYVQGIVMKKRGPVFATAFSPLMMVIVAIMGSFILAEKIFLGGVIGAVLIVIGLYAVLWGKQKENEVTHCEILERPTKNIDPSSKVTEDVEANNGTEMKYSDSILSTIVISAPASETTLKKTIQEP
- the LOC106318836 gene encoding dr1-associated corepressor homolog, yielding MRKKLDTRFPAARIKKIMQADEDVGKIALAVPVLVSKALELFLQDLCDRTYEITLQRGAKTVSSLHLKNCVETYNVFDFLREVVSKVPDYGHGHGHGHGHGNGQADATMDDRTISKRRKPTGDEANDSDEEIKKTKVHETGQVGPSGRGRGRGRGRGRGRSAKTAEKELLQREMETEPTILSAPPQLTQDGITMLPSQPQQDTEKKEVDDMSKQELQSPKAGNDDTNSGLGRDFDLNTQTLEVETKPPVVVVTASTETTKPEEYPGWSISDIGNMDPMQLASMGKRLDEEEEEEEDYDEVDA